In Pedobacter heparinus DSM 2366, the following are encoded in one genomic region:
- the truB gene encoding tRNA pseudouridine(55) synthase TruB, with product MREFNFVEGELLLINKPYKWTSFDVVGKIRNSLKPLKLKVGHAGTLDPLATGLLILCTGKLTKQIDTFQAEEKEYTGTMVLGATTPSYDLETVVDQEFPLDGITEGAIYAATAPFIGDIQQYPPAHSAVKVNGERLYVKARRGEETELRLRNVTVSAFEITRIALPEIDFRIVCSKGTYIRSLVADFGKQLNNGAYLSKLVRTRSGNFLLENALEVNDLVDYLRAKKA from the coding sequence ATGAGGGAATTCAATTTTGTTGAGGGAGAGTTACTGCTCATCAATAAGCCCTATAAATGGACCAGTTTTGATGTGGTAGGAAAGATCAGGAACTCGCTGAAACCATTAAAGCTAAAGGTAGGACATGCCGGAACTTTAGATCCGCTGGCCACCGGCCTGCTGATCTTATGTACCGGAAAACTGACCAAACAGATCGATACTTTTCAGGCTGAAGAAAAAGAATATACCGGCACAATGGTGCTTGGGGCCACTACCCCATCTTATGATCTGGAAACGGTGGTTGACCAGGAATTTCCATTGGATGGGATTACTGAGGGTGCCATTTATGCTGCCACAGCGCCTTTTATTGGCGACATACAGCAATACCCGCCTGCCCATTCGGCTGTAAAGGTAAACGGTGAGCGCCTTTATGTAAAAGCGCGCAGGGGGGAAGAAACAGAACTGCGTTTGCGTAACGTTACAGTATCTGCTTTTGAAATTACCCGGATAGCCCTGCCGGAAATCGACTTCAGAATAGTGTGCAGTAAGGGCACCTATATCAGATCGTTGGTTGCTGACTTTGGGAAACAGCTAAACAATGGCGCCTACCTGTCTAAACTGGTACGCACGCGCAGCGGAAACTTTTTATTGGAAAATGCGCTTGAAGTAAATGATCTTGTTGATTACCTTAGAGCGAAAAAAGCATAG
- a CDS encoding YitT family protein yields MFLITCGIVSACFGLKSFLLPSGFIDGGVTGISLLISNITGLKLSYLIVVINIPFVILGYRQIGKVFAIKTSVAIALLAILLIVAPFKSITHDPLLIAFFGGLFLGGGIGLAMRGGCVIDGTEVLALYISKKSTLTVGNIILILNILIFSVAAIFLGMDKALYAILTYLSASNTVDYIVNGIEQYTGVTVISEKNENIKKFIIHQMKRGVTIYKGEGGYGIKKDIDILYTVVTKLEMGKLQTAIRQIDPDAFVIQQQIADIRGGVVKRQALH; encoded by the coding sequence ATGTTTTTAATTACATGCGGTATTGTGTCGGCCTGTTTTGGATTAAAAAGTTTTTTACTGCCCAGTGGTTTTATTGACGGTGGGGTTACCGGGATCTCGCTGCTGATCAGCAACATCACCGGACTAAAACTCTCCTACCTCATCGTGGTCATCAATATTCCCTTTGTAATTCTGGGTTACAGGCAAATAGGTAAAGTTTTTGCTATCAAAACTTCTGTTGCGATTGCTTTGCTGGCCATTTTACTGATCGTTGCCCCTTTTAAATCCATTACCCATGACCCTTTACTGATTGCCTTTTTTGGTGGATTGTTTTTAGGTGGTGGCATTGGCCTGGCCATGCGCGGTGGTTGTGTAATTGATGGCACCGAAGTATTGGCGTTGTACATCAGTAAAAAAAGCACCCTTACCGTTGGCAACATTATCCTCATCCTGAACATCCTTATTTTTTCGGTAGCAGCCATATTTTTAGGTATGGACAAGGCTTTATATGCCATTCTTACTTATTTATCGGCCTCAAATACGGTTGATTATATTGTAAACGGAATTGAGCAGTATACCGGCGTTACCGTGATCTCGGAGAAAAACGAGAATATTAAAAAATTCATTATCCACCAGATGAAAAGGGGGGTTACCATATATAAAGGCGAAGGTGGCTACGGTATAAAAAAAGATATCGATATTCTATATACAGTGGTCACAAAGCTGGAAATGGGAAAACTGCAGACCGCTATCAGGCAAATTGATCCGGATGCATTTGTTATACAACAGCAGATTGCCGATATCAGAGGCGGGGTAGTAAAACGCCAGGCCTTACATTAA
- a CDS encoding bifunctional riboflavin kinase/FAD synthetase gives MNIYHHFSEFKRLNNAVATIGTFDGVHYGHQKIIKRLCELARATGGESVILTFFPHPRLIIDPENQDLKMINTIDEKAKILAALGVDHLIITPFTRDFSNLSAEEYIKNILVDTIGIKNLIVGYDHRFGKDRKGGMPELLALARTYSYQIEVIPEQDINDVAVSSTKVRNALLNGQVALAAEYLGYNFSLHGRVIKGDKIGRTIGFPTANIFIEETYKLIPSDGIYAVTVDMEEQSFRGMAYIGQRPTINGMTRNIEVNIFDFDREIYGQDITMTFLQFLRHDVKFTGLEALKIQLQKDKEDTLAYFATLE, from the coding sequence ATGAACATATACCATCATTTTTCTGAGTTTAAAAGATTAAACAATGCTGTTGCTACCATTGGCACTTTTGATGGGGTACATTATGGCCATCAGAAAATTATTAAAAGATTGTGTGAACTGGCAAGGGCTACTGGTGGTGAAAGCGTGATCCTTACTTTTTTTCCGCATCCGCGACTGATCATTGACCCTGAAAACCAGGATCTCAAAATGATCAATACCATTGACGAGAAAGCAAAAATACTGGCCGCTTTGGGTGTTGACCATCTGATCATTACGCCTTTTACCCGCGATTTTTCTAACCTGAGTGCTGAGGAATACATTAAAAACATTTTGGTGGATACCATAGGCATCAAAAACTTAATTGTAGGTTACGACCACCGTTTTGGGAAAGACAGAAAAGGCGGTATGCCCGAACTGTTGGCCTTGGCCAGGACCTATAGTTATCAGATTGAAGTAATACCGGAACAGGACATTAACGATGTGGCCGTAAGTTCTACCAAAGTACGCAATGCCCTGTTAAACGGGCAGGTTGCCCTGGCCGCGGAATACCTTGGCTATAATTTCTCTTTACACGGCAGAGTAATAAAAGGGGATAAAATTGGCAGGACCATAGGTTTTCCAACAGCCAACATCTTTATTGAAGAGACTTATAAACTGATCCCCTCTGATGGGATTTATGCAGTAACGGTGGACATGGAGGAACAATCTTTTAGGGGCATGGCCTATATTGGGCAGCGCCCTACGATTAATGGCATGACCCGTAATATTGAAGTCAATATTTTTGATTTTGACCGTGAAATTTATGGCCAGGATATAACCATGACCTTTCTGCAATTTTTAAGGCATGATGTGAAATTTACAGGCCTGGAGGCCTTAAAAATACAATTGCAAAAAGATAAAGAAGATACCCTCGCTTACTTTGCCACACTGGAGTAA
- a CDS encoding cation:proton antiporter — protein MIHLPVLITDLGLILAAAGITTLLFKRIKQPLVLGYILAGLLVGPHIKFIPTVTDNESIHIWAEIGVIFLLFSLGLEFSFKKLVKVGGSASITAIVEVVFMLLIGFVAGKAMGWATMDSIFLGGILSVSSTTIIIRAFEELGVKHKKFAGLVFGVLIVEDLVAILLLVLLSTLAVSQQFAGAEMLVSILKLCFFLVLWFIGGIFLVPTFLKATKKLMNDETMLVVSIALCLIMVLLAVKVGFSPALGAFIMGSILAETTQAERIEHLTKSVKDLFAAIFFVSVGMLIDPGILVDYAVPILIITLATILGKFLSSGMGALLSGQPLKTSVQTGLSLAQIGEFSFIIATLGVTLKVTSDFLYPIAVAVSAITTFTTPYLIKASEPFYFFLERNLPKKWVEGLNRYSSSTAGITTLSDWKILLKSYTFNTIIHSVILIALVFLGAKYLQPFITGNIINGNKGIIISLVVTLIFMTPFLWALAIRRIERKAYSHLWLNKKYTRGPLIALEILRIALAIFFVGFLIFQFYSTWLAITIAVVLIVSGMVIFSRKLQGFYNRLESRFLLNLNAREAQNAQPEILPWDTHLAELVVAPESKLVGQTLIELSIREKYGVNIALIERGKIMIPTPGRDERLYPNDKVLVIGTDAQLAMIKELFEGSVDEHEEAANFPKKDMTLQKIVINANSPVYGQSIRSSGIRETTQGLVVGIERNGERILNPDSNMVFENEDIVWIVGNNKKVPELLK, from the coding sequence ATGATACACTTACCAGTATTGATTACTGATTTAGGTTTGATACTTGCAGCCGCAGGAATAACTACCCTGCTTTTTAAAAGAATTAAGCAGCCACTGGTTTTGGGCTACATCCTGGCTGGTTTACTTGTTGGTCCGCATATAAAATTTATTCCAACTGTTACTGACAATGAAAGCATCCACATCTGGGCAGAGATTGGTGTAATCTTTTTGCTTTTTAGCCTGGGGCTTGAGTTCAGTTTCAAAAAGCTGGTTAAAGTGGGTGGTTCGGCCTCTATTACCGCAATTGTTGAGGTGGTATTTATGCTGCTAATTGGTTTTGTAGCCGGTAAAGCGATGGGCTGGGCTACTATGGACAGTATATTTTTAGGGGGTATCCTCTCTGTTTCTTCCACTACCATTATCATCAGGGCCTTTGAAGAACTGGGTGTAAAACACAAAAAGTTTGCCGGCCTGGTATTCGGAGTACTCATTGTAGAAGACCTGGTGGCCATTTTGTTATTGGTATTGTTGTCTACCCTGGCAGTAAGCCAGCAGTTTGCCGGTGCAGAAATGCTGGTATCTATTTTAAAACTATGCTTTTTTCTTGTCTTATGGTTCATTGGGGGCATATTCCTGGTACCTACCTTTTTAAAGGCCACCAAAAAGCTGATGAATGATGAGACCATGCTGGTGGTATCGATAGCGTTATGCCTGATCATGGTATTACTGGCCGTTAAGGTTGGATTTTCTCCTGCCCTGGGGGCTTTTATTATGGGTTCCATTTTAGCCGAGACCACTCAGGCAGAACGCATAGAGCACCTGACCAAATCTGTTAAGGATCTATTTGCAGCTATATTTTTTGTTTCGGTAGGGATGCTGATAGATCCAGGGATCCTGGTGGATTATGCGGTGCCAATCCTCATCATTACACTTGCAACCATCCTTGGCAAATTTTTAAGCTCGGGTATGGGCGCACTGCTTTCCGGTCAGCCGCTTAAAACTTCGGTACAAACGGGCCTGAGCCTGGCTCAGATCGGTGAATTCTCTTTCATCATTGCCACCCTGGGGGTAACCTTAAAGGTAACCAGCGATTTTCTTTATCCAATTGCTGTGGCAGTATCGGCCATTACAACCTTCACCACCCCCTACCTGATCAAAGCCTCGGAACCATTCTATTTCTTTTTAGAGCGTAACCTGCCTAAAAAATGGGTAGAGGGCCTAAACAGATACAGTTCCAGTACAGCCGGAATTACTACTTTGAGCGATTGGAAAATACTTTTAAAATCCTATACCTTTAATACCATTATCCATTCTGTTATCCTGATTGCACTGGTTTTTCTGGGAGCTAAGTATCTTCAGCCATTTATTACGGGGAACATCATCAATGGAAATAAGGGTATCATCATTAGCCTGGTGGTGACCTTAATTTTTATGACACCTTTTTTATGGGCCCTGGCCATACGAAGGATTGAAAGAAAAGCCTATTCGCATTTGTGGCTGAATAAAAAATATACCCGTGGGCCGCTGATTGCACTGGAGATTTTGCGCATTGCCCTGGCCATTTTCTTTGTAGGCTTCCTCATTTTCCAGTTTTATAGTACATGGCTGGCCATTACCATTGCTGTTGTGCTGATTGTTTCGGGTATGGTGATCTTTTCAAGAAAGCTACAAGGTTTTTACAACAGACTGGAAAGCCGCTTTTTACTGAACTTAAATGCCCGGGAAGCCCAAAATGCACAACCCGAGATTTTGCCCTGGGATACCCACCTTGCTGAGCTGGTGGTAGCGCCAGAGTCTAAACTGGTAGGCCAGACGCTCATAGAACTTTCCATCAGGGAAAAATACGGGGTGAATATCGCCCTGATAGAGCGTGGCAAGATTATGATTCCTACACCAGGGCGCGATGAAAGATTATATCCCAATGATAAGGTATTGGTGATTGGTACTGATGCACAGCTGGCCATGATCAAGGAACTTTTTGAAGGAAGTGTGGATGAGCATGAAGAAGCGGCCAATTTCCCGAAGAAGGACATGACCTTACAAAAGATTGTGATCAATGCAAATTCGCCGGTATACGGACAAAGCATCCGCAGCTCGGGTATCAGGGAAACTACGCAGGGCCTGGTGGTAGGAATAGAACGCAATGGTGAGCGCATATTAAATCCAGATTCGAATATGGTTTTTGAAAATGAAGATATTGTCTGGATAGTTGGGAACAATAAAAAGGTTCCTGAACTGCTGAAATAA
- a CDS encoding LysE family transporter — MLFLTLFLGIVLNMVGYIPPGNINLTVVQITITRGIRQALYFIFAFSTVEILFTFGVMRFVQWLSSEINLENTIDVVMVFMFGILGVLTWKSRKEMPKADYSKKDSIRYGMLLGVINPMQIPYWLFVGTYLISHEWIDIGYLSLSVFSIGSGVGAALALYGFARFAQYIQEKFALSSYIVNKSIALLFFALSAYHIGKITYIHWIK; from the coding sequence ATGCTTTTTTTAACACTCTTTCTGGGAATTGTCTTAAATATGGTCGGTTATATTCCCCCGGGAAACATTAACCTTACAGTGGTTCAGATTACCATTACCAGGGGCATTCGTCAGGCATTGTATTTTATCTTTGCCTTCTCTACTGTAGAAATCCTTTTCACCTTTGGTGTTATGCGTTTTGTACAATGGCTGTCGAGCGAAATTAACCTGGAAAACACCATTGATGTAGTTATGGTATTCATGTTTGGGATATTGGGGGTATTAACCTGGAAGTCCAGAAAAGAAATGCCCAAGGCCGATTATTCTAAAAAGGACAGCATCAGGTATGGCATGTTACTGGGGGTTATTAACCCTATGCAAATCCCTTACTGGCTGTTTGTAGGCACTTACCTGATCTCGCATGAATGGATCGATATCGGTTACCTTTCCCTTTCTGTTTTTAGTATTGGCTCGGGCGTTGGCGCCGCACTTGCCCTATACGGTTTTGCGCGTTTTGCCCAGTATATACAGGAAAAGTTTGCCTTAAGCAGCTATATTGTCAACAAAAGTATTGCCCTACTTTTCTTTGCGCTTTCTGCCTATCACATAGGAAAGATCACGTATATCCACTGGATCAAATAA